In one Verrucomicrobiota bacterium JB022 genomic region, the following are encoded:
- a CDS encoding valine--tRNA ligase: MPELAKAYDPSQVEDKWYAAWEQQGAFAAHVAPDKQPHTIMIPPPNVTGMLHMGHILNNTLQDIFTRRARLEGKEALWFPGTDHAGIATQTRVEKKLRERGQHRRDLGREKFLEEVWQWKEDYGGIILNQLRKLGASCDWSRTSFTLDEGYSKAVLTSFVELYRRGYIYRGLRMSNWCPVSLTALSNEEVIMKPQKGFFYKMRYELVEPATGADGVTRTHLEISTTRPETIMGDTAVAVHPEDERYQHLVGKMVWRPFPREPIPVIADAAVDKEFGTGALKVTPAHDQVDFEIGQRHNLPIIDVLNPDGTIHERAKIFVGMDRFKARKAAAEELEKLGLLIEKEAYENNVGFSERADVPIEPRLTMQWWLRYPKVAEAKRAIEAVDANGQPLLRFHPQRWAKTYLHWLDTMERDNIDWCVSRQLWWGHRIPVWYKKGIDRSALTEQDYANGKLVHVSVEGPEDPDNWEQEEDVLDTWASSWLWPLANFGWPNATGEQQQELDYFYPTSTLVTGFDIIFLWVARMVMAGLEFSGEGKTELTDAEIAKRLPFRDVYITGLIRDGIGRKMSKSLGNSPDPLDLIAAYGADALRYGIVNIAPKGQDIRFEFTEAKGDQPIQSPSVELGRNFCNKLWNACRFRQMSGSASDNSGLGAILRRIEPSKLDRYDHWILHRLIQATQNIADAFGRFEMHPYPQELYAFFWSDYCDWYVEASKTKLRDEATKGTVLAILDLCLRQTLQLAEPLMPFIAEELWQELGYVGKGQRFLQDSRLCSAEQLRRELAGTGIVVDSAAAAQVEQVKEFITQARALKAGYNVANKRDVSLRYLAEDPAQRQVVEDNLATILNLIPAGEMPTLDQRPDGMPATVTSLGTIFLDLASAIDVAAEKERLGKELAKLEKGIQSGEAKLNNEKFVSSAPANIVEGARAQLAETKAKKEEIERLLASLG; the protein is encoded by the coding sequence ATGCCTGAACTCGCCAAAGCATACGACCCCTCGCAGGTGGAAGACAAGTGGTACGCTGCCTGGGAGCAGCAGGGCGCCTTCGCGGCGCACGTTGCCCCCGACAAGCAGCCGCACACCATCATGATCCCGCCGCCCAACGTGACGGGCATGCTCCACATGGGCCACATCCTCAACAATACGTTGCAGGACATCTTTACCCGCCGCGCGCGCCTCGAAGGCAAGGAAGCCCTCTGGTTCCCCGGCACCGACCACGCCGGCATTGCCACGCAGACGCGCGTCGAGAAGAAGCTGCGCGAGCGCGGCCAGCACCGCCGCGACCTCGGGCGCGAGAAGTTCCTCGAAGAGGTGTGGCAGTGGAAGGAAGACTACGGCGGCATCATCCTCAACCAGCTGCGCAAGCTGGGCGCGTCCTGCGACTGGAGCCGCACGAGCTTTACGCTCGACGAAGGCTACTCCAAGGCCGTGCTGACTTCGTTTGTGGAGCTCTACCGCCGCGGCTACATCTACCGCGGCCTGCGCATGAGCAACTGGTGCCCCGTCAGCCTCACGGCCCTCTCCAATGAAGAGGTGATCATGAAGCCGCAAAAGGGCTTCTTCTACAAGATGCGCTACGAGCTGGTTGAGCCGGCCACCGGCGCCGACGGCGTCACGCGCACCCACCTCGAAATCTCGACCACCCGCCCGGAGACGATCATGGGCGATACGGCTGTCGCCGTGCACCCGGAAGACGAGCGTTACCAGCACCTCGTCGGCAAGATGGTCTGGCGCCCCTTCCCTCGCGAGCCCATCCCCGTCATCGCCGATGCGGCGGTGGACAAGGAGTTCGGCACCGGTGCGCTCAAGGTGACGCCCGCCCACGACCAGGTAGACTTTGAAATCGGCCAGCGCCACAACCTGCCGATCATCGACGTGCTCAACCCCGACGGCACGATCCACGAGCGCGCAAAGATCTTCGTGGGTATGGACCGTTTCAAGGCCCGCAAGGCCGCCGCCGAAGAGCTGGAAAAGCTGGGCCTGCTGATCGAGAAGGAAGCCTACGAAAACAACGTGGGCTTCTCCGAGCGTGCCGACGTGCCGATCGAGCCCCGCCTCACGATGCAATGGTGGCTGCGCTACCCCAAGGTGGCCGAAGCCAAGCGCGCAATCGAAGCCGTCGACGCCAACGGCCAGCCGCTGCTCCGCTTCCACCCGCAGCGCTGGGCCAAGACCTACCTGCACTGGCTCGACACGATGGAGCGCGACAACATCGACTGGTGCGTCAGCCGCCAGCTCTGGTGGGGCCACCGCATCCCCGTGTGGTACAAGAAGGGCATCGACCGCAGCGCCCTCACCGAGCAGGACTACGCCAACGGCAAGCTCGTCCACGTCTCCGTCGAAGGCCCGGAAGATCCCGACAACTGGGAGCAGGAAGAAGACGTGCTCGACACCTGGGCCTCGTCCTGGCTCTGGCCGCTGGCCAACTTCGGCTGGCCCAACGCCACCGGCGAACAACAGCAGGAGCTGGATTACTTTTACCCCACGAGCACCCTCGTGACGGGCTTCGACATCATCTTCCTGTGGGTCGCCCGCATGGTGATGGCCGGCCTCGAGTTCAGTGGCGAAGGCAAGACCGAGCTGACGGATGCCGAGATCGCCAAGCGCCTGCCCTTCCGCGACGTCTACATCACCGGCCTGATCCGCGACGGCATCGGCCGCAAGATGTCGAAGAGCCTCGGCAACTCGCCCGACCCGCTCGACCTCATCGCCGCCTACGGGGCCGACGCCCTGCGCTACGGCATCGTCAACATCGCCCCCAAGGGCCAGGACATCCGCTTCGAGTTTACCGAGGCCAAGGGCGACCAGCCCATCCAGTCCCCGTCGGTCGAGCTGGGCCGCAACTTCTGCAACAAGCTGTGGAACGCCTGCCGCTTCCGCCAGATGAGCGGGTCCGCGAGCGACAATTCCGGCCTCGGCGCCATCCTGCGTCGCATCGAGCCCTCCAAGCTCGACCGCTACGACCACTGGATCCTGCACCGCCTGATCCAGGCCACGCAGAACATCGCCGACGCCTTTGGCCGCTTCGAGATGCACCCCTACCCGCAGGAGCTCTACGCCTTCTTCTGGAGCGACTATTGCGACTGGTATGTAGAGGCCTCCAAGACGAAGCTGCGCGACGAGGCGACCAAGGGCACCGTGCTCGCCATCCTCGACTTGTGCCTGCGCCAGACCTTGCAGCTCGCCGAGCCGCTGATGCCCTTCATCGCCGAAGAACTGTGGCAAGAGCTGGGCTATGTGGGCAAGGGCCAGCGCTTCCTGCAAGACAGCCGCCTCTGCTCCGCCGAACAGCTCCGCCGCGAGCTGGCCGGCACCGGCATCGTGGTCGACAGCGCCGCCGCCGCCCAAGTCGAGCAGGTGAAGGAGTTCATCACGCAAGCCCGCGCCCTCAAGGCCGGTTACAACGTGGCCAACAAGCGCGACGTGTCCCTGCGCTACCTTGCGGAAGACCCGGCGCAGCGCCAAGTGGTGGAAGACAACCTCGCCACCATCCTCAACCTGATCCCCGCCGGCGAGATGCCCACCCTCGACCAGCGCCCCGACGGGATGCCTGCCACCGTAACGAGCCTCGGCACCATCTTCCTCGACCTCGCCAGCGCGATCGACGTCGCAGCCGAAAAGGAACGCCTGGGCAAGGAACTGGCCAAGCTCGAAAAGGGCATCCAGTCCGGCGAAGCCAAGCTGAACAACGAGAAATTCGTCTCCAGCGCCCCGGCCAACATCGTCGAAGGGGCCCGCGCCCAGCTCGCCGAAACCAAGGCCAAGAAGGAAGAGATCGAGCGCCTGCTCGCCAGCCTCGGCTAA
- a CDS encoding DUF2442 domain-containing protein codes for MRSQTIKTACLHALFTRDRCTLCEWAPRGASLQRRLIRRGRPEVKDLAYFREFHLEGHTLAWPNGADFAPEYLHGLIQAEASTEAS; via the coding sequence TTGCGATCTCAAACGATTAAAACAGCCTGCCTCCATGCCCTTTTTACACGTGATAGATGCACGCTATGCGAGTGGGCACCGCGTGGAGCTTCGCTTCAACGACGGCTCATCCGGCGTGGCCGACCTGAGGTCAAGGACCTCGCCTACTTTCGAGAGTTTCACCTTGAGGGGCACACGCTTGCCTGGCCAAACGGCGCCGACTTTGCGCCGGAGTATCTGCACGGGCTCATCCAGGCGGAAGCGTCGACCGAAGCTTCCTAG
- a CDS encoding ATP-binding protein, with translation MAFSLLNREQLVRFVQRIPAAVAVFDREMRYIAYTQRWLVDYNLPENMELAGRSHYEIFPEVPERWKQIHRECLGGRALRSDEDYFVRSDGRTVWVKFELDPWYDDHTGEIGGMIMYTEVITERVEQRLAWQKQVERMQLLYQAASQDAENIAAQLTETLRVGTLSLGLSMGIISEIKGNSYRVLYTYDESDQLQPGAEFPLQQTYCQLTLDRGTITYTEHAQNSIFQGHPCYAAFGLESYVGVPIRRRGKVIGTLNFSSSQPRKTPFTALEVEFINLMSRWVANTLERQEIEQDLNEARRRAEEANQAKSSFLANVSHEIRTPMNAILGFSELLAQRVNEPVARRYLQSITNSGRILLNLINDLLDLSKVEAGKIELSPVPVDLRELMMELESIFSLQMAHKGLDFSIVLPETVPTVYLDHARFQQVLVNLVSNAMKYTVKGHVRLSVQFEDGEESDQVHLCVAVEDTGIGIADEKKSMIFSPFVQLHREQDVKAGGTGLGLAICHRLVLLMEGEITLDSQQGRGSTFHISLPNLRVARRESSAPRPRKKHQHFARQGNGERILVVDDDISNRYLLVNFLNQLGYSPYEAVNGRDALDKVRQSPPALIFLDLSMPQMDGVTFCETMLQSEEIPTCPVIINSATYQIEKVSIARLPNVVAKIPKPVSLEQVAQLLRDFFRKLAEEGMGPAEGVERAHLASTARQIIVNAQGLPDMDRLVRTLDFRLLDQLIHLLQAVKHIHADLRRLGDELQQAKDRLELEQIRQTLTWLQQELKDPTP, from the coding sequence ATGGCTTTTTCCCTTCTCAACCGCGAGCAACTCGTCCGTTTCGTCCAGCGGATACCGGCGGCGGTGGCTGTGTTCGACCGCGAGATGCGTTACATCGCCTACACGCAGCGGTGGTTGGTAGACTACAATCTGCCGGAGAATATGGAGCTGGCGGGGCGCAGCCATTACGAGATTTTTCCCGAGGTGCCGGAGCGCTGGAAGCAGATCCACCGCGAGTGTCTGGGCGGGCGAGCGCTGCGCAGCGATGAAGACTATTTTGTGCGCTCCGACGGGCGCACGGTGTGGGTGAAGTTCGAGCTCGACCCCTGGTACGACGACCATACGGGCGAGATCGGGGGCATGATCATGTATACCGAGGTGATCACCGAGCGTGTGGAGCAGCGCCTGGCCTGGCAAAAACAGGTCGAGCGCATGCAGCTGCTCTACCAGGCCGCCTCGCAGGATGCCGAGAACATTGCCGCGCAGCTGACGGAGACCTTGCGGGTGGGCACGCTTTCGCTGGGCCTCTCCATGGGCATCATCAGCGAGATCAAGGGCAATTCCTATCGCGTTCTTTATACCTACGACGAGAGCGACCAGCTCCAGCCGGGGGCCGAGTTCCCCCTGCAGCAGACTTATTGTCAGTTGACCCTCGATCGTGGCACGATCACTTACACCGAACACGCCCAAAACTCGATTTTCCAGGGCCACCCCTGCTATGCCGCCTTTGGCCTCGAATCTTACGTGGGGGTGCCCATCCGGCGGCGCGGCAAAGTGATCGGCACGCTCAACTTTTCCAGCTCGCAGCCCCGCAAAACGCCCTTCACCGCGCTGGAGGTCGAGTTTATCAACCTGATGAGCCGCTGGGTGGCCAATACGCTGGAGCGCCAGGAGATCGAGCAAGACCTTAACGAAGCCCGCCGCCGCGCCGAGGAAGCGAACCAGGCCAAGAGCAGCTTTTTGGCCAACGTCAGCCACGAGATCCGCACGCCGATGAACGCCATCCTCGGCTTCAGCGAGTTACTTGCGCAACGGGTCAACGAGCCGGTGGCGCGCCGCTACCTGCAGTCGATCACCAACAGCGGGCGCATCCTGCTCAACCTGATCAACGACCTGCTCGACCTGTCGAAAGTCGAGGCGGGCAAAATCGAGCTCAGCCCCGTGCCGGTGGACTTGCGCGAGCTGATGATGGAGCTGGAGAGCATCTTCTCGCTGCAAATGGCCCACAAGGGACTCGACTTCAGCATCGTGCTCCCGGAAACGGTGCCGACGGTTTACCTCGACCATGCGCGCTTCCAGCAGGTGCTCGTGAACCTCGTGAGCAACGCGATGAAGTATACCGTGAAGGGGCATGTGAGGTTGAGCGTGCAATTTGAGGACGGCGAGGAGTCCGACCAGGTGCACCTGTGCGTGGCGGTGGAAGACACGGGTATCGGGATTGCGGATGAGAAGAAATCCATGATCTTTTCCCCGTTTGTACAGCTGCACCGCGAGCAGGATGTGAAGGCGGGCGGCACCGGGCTGGGGCTCGCCATCTGCCACCGCCTCGTGCTCCTGATGGAGGGGGAGATCACGCTCGATAGCCAGCAAGGGAGGGGCAGCACCTTCCACATCTCGCTGCCCAACCTGCGCGTGGCCCGTCGCGAATCCTCTGCCCCGCGCCCACGCAAGAAGCATCAGCACTTTGCCCGACAGGGTAATGGCGAGCGCATCCTCGTGGTCGACGACGACATCAGTAACCGCTACCTGCTGGTCAACTTCCTCAATCAGCTCGGCTATTCGCCTTACGAAGCCGTCAACGGGCGTGATGCGCTGGACAAAGTTCGCCAGTCGCCCCCCGCGCTGATCTTCCTCGACCTTTCGATGCCGCAGATGGACGGGGTCACGTTTTGCGAGACGATGCTGCAAAGCGAAGAGATCCCCACCTGCCCGGTGATCATCAACAGCGCCACCTACCAGATCGAAAAGGTCTCCATCGCGCGGCTCCCCAATGTGGTGGCCAAGATCCCCAAGCCTGTCTCGCTGGAGCAGGTGGCGCAGCTGTTGCGCGACTTCTTCCGCAAGCTGGCAGAAGAGGGCATGGGCCCGGCGGAAGGCGTCGAGCGCGCTCACCTTGCCTCCACCGCCCGCCAGATCATCGTCAACGCCCAAGGCCTGCCGGATATGGACCGGCTGGTGCGCACCCTCGATTTTCGCCTGCTCGACCAGTTGATCCACCTGCTGCAAGCCGTGAAGCATATCCATGCCGACTTGCGCCGCCTGGGGGATGAATTGCAGCAAGCCAAAGACCGCCTGGAGCTGGAGCAGATCCGCCAGACGCTGACCTGGCTCCAGCAGGAGCTGAAAGACCCGACGCCATGA
- a CDS encoding response regulator, with product MSKVTSSCILIVDDNVENQRVIAGHLIEHGHAPLFAGNGFHALDILDEEKPDLVLLDIMMPGIDGWETCRRIREDHSALELPVVMLSAKNSLNDIMRSFDVGANDYVTKPIIGRELIARVQNQLLVKHGVRERDALNDSLRELTENQQTFFSVLAHDLRNRLASSISLIDVVTHQVKLEPNYHELCQIAGQELARTHLFLDNLLTWGMREMRQADYQPITFRFDELSSKLHLFAEMHLARHQLELINEIPAKLDVYGDFDLVFAILRNFLDNAQKFSEPGSRIWLQSRDEPDFLCITVKDEGPGMSEEQVAQLRQNGPVIPQDTIERAGSGFGLQLSRSFAARHGGRIEIASQLGEGSAFTLCLPRKS from the coding sequence ATGAGCAAAGTTACCTCCAGCTGCATCTTGATCGTGGACGACAATGTGGAGAACCAGCGTGTCATCGCCGGCCACCTGATCGAACACGGCCACGCCCCGCTTTTCGCCGGCAACGGGTTTCACGCACTCGACATCCTCGACGAAGAAAAACCCGACCTCGTGCTGCTCGACATCATGATGCCCGGGATCGACGGCTGGGAAACTTGCCGCCGCATCCGCGAGGACCATAGCGCGCTCGAGCTGCCCGTCGTAATGCTCTCGGCCAAGAACTCGCTCAACGACATCATGCGCTCGTTCGACGTGGGCGCCAACGATTACGTGACCAAGCCCATCATCGGCCGCGAGCTGATTGCGCGGGTGCAAAACCAGCTGCTGGTAAAGCACGGGGTCCGCGAACGCGACGCCCTCAACGATTCGTTGCGCGAGCTGACCGAAAACCAGCAGACCTTCTTCTCCGTCCTCGCCCACGACCTGCGCAACCGCCTCGCCAGCAGCATCAGCCTGATCGATGTGGTGACGCACCAGGTCAAGCTCGAGCCCAACTACCATGAGCTCTGCCAGATCGCCGGGCAGGAGCTGGCGCGAACTCACCTCTTCCTCGACAATCTCCTGACTTGGGGGATGCGTGAGATGCGCCAGGCCGATTACCAGCCCATCACCTTCCGCTTCGACGAGCTCAGCTCCAAGCTGCACCTCTTTGCCGAGATGCACCTCGCACGGCACCAGCTCGAGCTGATCAACGAAATCCCTGCCAAGCTGGACGTATATGGCGACTTCGACCTCGTCTTCGCCATCCTGCGCAACTTCCTCGACAACGCGCAGAAGTTCAGCGAGCCGGGCAGCCGCATCTGGCTCCAGAGCCGCGACGAGCCCGATTTTCTGTGCATCACCGTCAAGGACGAAGGGCCGGGGATGAGCGAAGAGCAGGTGGCACAACTGCGCCAGAACGGGCCCGTGATCCCGCAAGATACGATCGAGCGGGCCGGGAGCGGCTTCGGCCTCCAGCTCAGCCGATCGTTTGCAGCTCGGCACGGCGGCAGGATCGAGATCGCCTCACAGTTGGGGGAGGGGAGCGCATTCACGCTTTGTTTACCGCGCAAGTCCTAG